From a region of the Drosophila virilis strain 15010-1051.87 chromosome 3, Dvir_AGI_RSII-ME, whole genome shotgun sequence genome:
- the LOC116650818 gene encoding uncharacterized protein: MWQTDADTNISDCAERIMESIGYALYMHRQELGRPRRCRRLMRIASTKLRLTNELIWLERCQWQLEEPDYQQWSALNREREYRDILEHNMQQQQLKQQQLRQRQLDRRRHETCQNTARPV, translated from the coding sequence ATGTGGCAGACAGACGCAGACACAAACATATCAGACTGTGCAGAAAGGATTATGGAGTCCATTGGCTATGCGCTGTATATGCATCGGCAGGAGCTGGGGCGCCCAAGGCGCTGCCGTCGCCTGATGCGCATCGCCAGCACCAAGCTGCGGCTGACAAATGAGCTGATCTGGCTGGAACGCTGCCAGTGGCAGCTGGAGGAGCCCGACTATCAGCAGTGGAGTGCACTAAATCGTGAGCGCGAATATCGAGATATATTGGAGCAcaacatgcaacagcagcagctgaagcagcagcagctcaggcAGCGACAGCTCGACAGGCGCCGGCATGAGACGTGCCAGAACACGGCGCGCCCCGTTTAA